In Planococcus citri chromosome 4, ihPlaCitr1.1, whole genome shotgun sequence, the genomic window TTACTAATGGAACGAAATTCGTAAACTGCTCAATAATTGTAATAATTACATCGCGTTGGATAATATTTTACTTAAAGatagtacctttacctacagtGTTCTTTGACCTCATATTAATTTTATAGATAACTTTATGTAGCTTATCAGCTAGAACAAGAACAACGGCCGAAGGTTGAGACCAAAATTATGCTGTTTTTTCATCTCTATACTTTCAAAAAAGATATCTACAATCTACTTACAttctttagaaaaattttcaaattcaaaaaaaatttcgatctaCATATAAACAGGGAAAAGAGGACGTTGAACTCAAAACTTTCCAATTCGatcaatcaaaatttatcattagGCAACTGATTCGTGCCCCCTTTCGATTTCAATTGAATTCGAAGcgaaaaaatttggttcaaccCCACCTGAGGCCAATTAATTGTCATCAAATCAcccaaattgtcaattttttgaatacacTCCAACACTTTTTCTTATAAAGCCAATTACTAACCTGAGGCAAAATTTTAGCAGATCCAATATTCATACCACCAACTTTAATTAAATTAGGAGGCACTGGTATAGCTGCATGAAGACCCggataattattgaaaaacgtCACACTGGTATTCTTCGAAATCTCCTCCAACGGTGGCAATTCATCACCAAAAACCTCCCTAGCGAACTTCTCAGCTGGAATGGTCGTATAAAGCGATCCGATCGTTTTCATCACCACGTAATAATACGTATTGAATAACCTATCCGTAAAAGACATTTTTGGAATCGGAGCCACACCACTGATCATATTAGGCACATAAGCAGGATTCGAGATAGCCCCTATGGTATCGGCAACCCAAGGTAAAATCATATTCGGAAAAACACTGATCATTGGGCAGGCGAACTTATGAGCAAACCCAGCGTACCAATCATTGGCACCAAAATTAGTGATAAATAAATCAAACTTATCAGTCGACTTGAAAAGCTCATCCATTGGTGAACAGTTGAGAAACTCTTGACTCGATTCTGGTTGAAATTTGTATACCATTTTTATAGATGCTAATATGTTACTAGATTTCATGACTTCTTCCAATGTGCCTGGTTTTGGTGGCTGAGATGGCATACATGGTCTTATATCAATTTGACGGTATTTAATCGATTCGGGTTTGTCGAGATACATTGTGTATACGGTAAGGTTATGTCCTCGTTCGGCTAATTTCACCAGGAGCGGTTTAGCGAACGCGTAATGACTTCGGAATGGTATCGGAAGGAAGCACAAAATATTGGCTCCATTTGCCGAGTAACACAAGCACAACGAAAGTACCAAAAGTACCACaactttcataatttaaaacttATATGATCACGTAAATCTAAAGTAATACTTCTTCAATGATAACGAAACTCGTAAACTAGTACTTCTATTGTTACATCTCAGTATGTAATATTTCTGTATTTCTCAAAGATCacacagtaggtaggtaggtaggtaccttttatCTCATTATTCTAGATAAGTCAACTTATCTTACGACTACACGAGAAGAATAGGATAAACAAGTCGAAGTGTGAACTCGAGGTGATACTATTTCGAAATCTTTAATTTCAACATCAAATAAACGCTTCTGTACTTCAAGTTTTGAAACCAcaagttattttttaaaatcccctTCAAACGATTTCTTTTCTGCAGTTTTGCACATGAGGTAGAACACGTTCGTGAGAAatgtatttagaaaaaatgtaggttcaaattttcgaaacagTAAAGggttaaaaataaacttttttcataggtatcttaaattaaaaatttttcaagacttttaCTCGAACGAAGCCTGCAGGtccatttttttagatttctggaATCTTGAAACTGGAAAACTACGCAGGTACttctcaagtttgaaaattatcaacttaGACCAAGAATATTCCAATAtttcttccccccccccaccatcgAAATAATGTTGCCAAATATCAAACTTCTTGAATTGTAAAGGCCCTAGGCAGATAAGTATGGTCGAGCGGCCCCCGGGACCTTCGGAGGTGAAACTTATGTGATGTATAGGTACACCCAAGATAagtattttccccaagttttggacCTCAAATCTGAGTAgttcttgagtaattcctcaaaaatcgaaaatcgttttttaattttttttctcaggattgactcggccgatttttttcaaacttgaaccaaagtgtACCTACGTATGCATAAGggctttccccaaaaaaatcaacagccccctcccccccacttTTCCCTTCCGAAATTTCGATTCAATTATTTGAGGTCCTCCTTACTCCCTAAGGCCTTTCggcaaactttttgaaaaatatttttagatgcAGTATCGATCCTAGAACAACATATTATAACTTACTCAAAATTGTACCTcatcttcaacaatttttaatttctaaaaatattctaGGCTATacacaagtttgaaaaatgcaagTGTTAAAATAATGGTTTTCAATCagcaaaaataaataagttataaattttcgaaagattttgTTCGTTGATTTGCTCTGATcatatatttattttatttcattttttcaagaaataaaactTCTAGTGTAatattttccgaattttcaaaatcctcatGTCAGAAATATAACTTAACACCATTAGGTAACAAGTTTGTTATGTATTGAGTAGTCTGCACCAGACAGTCAAATACATActtagatatgaattttttatgttttggtaACTTcattggtgactgattcaccacaAGTCACCATGAGggttttttatcttttttaacACGAATTGCtggtgaaaaattaccaaaatgtccTCATggccattgaaaattattttgaatggcTGGTGGATTCACCAAAGATGAGTCACCAGAccttaaaaaaagttttaaggTACATGAGGACactctggtgattttttcaacaacaattcgccataaaaaagacaaTGAACCCacatggtgacttctggtgaatctgtcaccaagaagtcaacATTATTCAACAAAGAGTCACCAGAAtctcaaaaaaactttcaagggccatgaggacattctggtgatttcttcactaacaattcgccataaaaaaagacaaaacacccacttggtgacttctggtgaatcagtcaccaaaattcaccaaggagtcaccagacgttcaaaacaattttcaagggCCATGAGCacattttggagattttttcacaaacaattcgccataaaaaagacaaagAATCCACTTGGTAACTTCTGATAAATCAGTcatcagaattcaccaaggagtcaccagacattcaaaaaagttttcaacgtCCGTGAGGGCATTTTGGTGATTTAATTATCAACAATTggccataaaaaaaaaaacaaaaaacccaCAAGGTGACTTcaggtgaatcagtcaccaagaagtcaccagaattcaccaaggagtcaccagacattcaaaaaaattttcaagggccATGTGGACATTCTGGAGATTTTTACACAAacaatttgccataaaaaaagacaaaaaacccacttggtgGCTTCTGGTGAACCtatcaccagaagtcaccagaattcaccaaggagacACCCGACAACATAGATTAacgtttaaaaaagttgaaaactcacttggtgacttttggtgaatttgtcaccagaagttaccaggattcaccaaggatgAGTCACCagacatgtaaaaaaaaattcaagggccTTGGGGacattctgatgattttttttaccaataatttgtgttaaaaaaaaaaaaaactctcatgGTGACTtatggtgaatctgtcaccaaaaaaaaaactcattgtgacttctggtgaatctgccagcaagaagtcaccaggattcaagaaggagtcaccagacatttgaaaaaagtttctagGATCATGAGGACGTTCTAATGATTTTTCCATCACAGCCTAaattaacctaaaaaaaaaagtcaaaaactcaattggtgacttctggagatctggtgaatctgtcaccaataagtcaccagaattcacccaGGAGttaccagacattcaaaaaaaaaattctagagggtcatgaggacattcttgaaaatgatgaaaaaattcaaactccaGCAAATGTAAACTCTCAGCTAGAGTAGCTGCATCAATTATGAAATCTTAGTTCATCTTTTTGGGTACTATTACTTCGTCCTTTAATCATTTATAGTAGCCTATAACTTACCCACCATCTTTTACTgcatatattatgtattttctaGAATGAAAATAGGTTActaacctgaaacagaaaaatgaaaagcaaaaattagtaaattacGTATTTGATTGCCAATCAACAAATCAACGTGCAAGTAATTTTCTCAAGTATGAAACTTTTCATcataatattttataagatGTACTAATAAGTATGTAACTGTATCTacttaaatcaaaaattattctcgtTTCAATTgaagataaaaataataaaacgcaTAACAGCATAAAATTTGTCcaataaaagttgaaacattATGATTGAAATGCACTTTTACATTAACAGCTGTTtcttttgcttgatttttcgaCAAACGTGCGGTTCAGAACCAGCATAGGTCAATTTGGACAGCTttataatgtcattttttgaacatttagaatttttatcatAAGAATGGAGGCTTCAGACATGCTTGAAATCACCTCCAATTGACTCGGCATGCTGAAATTATGgtatgaagtaaatttcagctttccaacttcattggataaaattttatagaaatttagatttttaaaaatctatactggaggcttcagaactactcaaaagGGTTCTAAACTGCTTTTAATCGATCCGGGGGTTGAACGTGAGGGTATGTAGGAACTTTTAGCTgatgatttggtaaaattttgacttttcccccctcatttttg contains:
- the LOC135844663 gene encoding UDP-glycosyltransferase UGT5-like isoform X18, with translation MKVVVLLVLSLCLCYSANGANILCFLPIPFRSHYAFAKPLLVKLAERGHNLTVYTMYLDKPESIKYRQIDIRPCMPSQPPKPGTLEEVMKSSNILASIKMVYKFQPESSQEFLNCSPMDELFKSTDKFDLFITNFGANDWYAGFAHKFACPMISVFPNMILPWVADTIGAISNPAYVPNMISGVAPIPKMSFTDRLFNTYYYVVMKTIGSLYTTIPAEKFAREVFGDELPPLEEISKNTSVTFFNNYPGLHAAIPVPPNLIKVGGMNIGSAKILPQNIEKFINESKHGVVYFCMGSLLRGETFPPEKREAFLYAFSKIPQRVLWKWEGDVLPGKSDNIMISKWMPQRDILAHPNVKLFISHGGLLGTSEAVYEGVPVLGIPIFGDQRTNIKSLEANGAGELLDYNEISKEVVLEKIQRLLNDPKYKENAKLLSDRYRDRPMSPLDTAVYWTEYVIRHKGAPHLRTAAADMPWYQYLLLDVIAFIVAVLVAGLLIIYYTTKFILRAIYGLICGGGAKKGSSKSDKKKRN